A genomic window from Micromonospora sp. WMMA1947 includes:
- a CDS encoding PadR family transcriptional regulator: protein MGSASRPALREPSYFVLAALLGGPLHGYAVIKRVKELSDGRVTLAAGSLYSVIDRLLGEGLVTADGEEIVNGRARRYYRLTDEGCLVLTEEADRLAQAARVVMDRLPRRVQSQASARHPSTARIRPA, encoded by the coding sequence ATGGGATCGGCTTCGCGTCCCGCGCTACGGGAACCGTCGTACTTCGTCCTCGCCGCTCTGCTCGGCGGGCCGCTCCACGGCTATGCCGTGATCAAGCGGGTCAAAGAGCTGTCCGACGGGCGGGTGACCCTCGCCGCCGGATCGCTGTACTCCGTGATCGACCGGCTGCTCGGCGAGGGCCTCGTCACCGCCGACGGTGAGGAGATCGTCAACGGGCGTGCCCGTCGCTACTACCGGCTCACCGACGAGGGCTGTCTCGTACTCACCGAAGAGGCCGACCGGCTCGCCCAGGCCGCCCGGGTGGTCATGGACCGCCTGCCGCGCCGGGTCCAATCGCAGGCAAGTGCCCGTCACCCTTCTACCGCGAGGATCAGACCAGCATGA
- a CDS encoding NAD(P)/FAD-dependent oxidoreductase, which produces MSTSTDFSVAIAGAGLSGLCLAQYLTRAGIDVHVYERDPGPFIRRQGYRIILDRYGLEALREGLPRSLYHLALATGDEPGGHLRFTNSRLRDAFTITFKDEPGATRQVDRLTLRSILQSGLNGRIHYGKDAVAVDSGGPAGLRLRFSDGSAAAATVVVGADGVGSALRAQLMPDADPADTPMAGIYGRSPLRRDGASVIPDALRTSGVLAIADRPGSAFFFTSMRFGESPREAFIRLAPGSYAPTGDDYVMWALLLRRDELPDRVRGDLRALWHVAARKSIDFHPLVRRLVDTAELDATVLNLFATGRRPHRWTVPRATMMGDAVHVMPPFGAHGGNTALRDAALLGHKLVEARRNGTPVEEAIAGYQDEMVPYAFHAVDSAAKLMHRLTGGAAAPHWVLTRVLPRLHRVTVPEA; this is translated from the coding sequence ATGAGCACATCGACGGACTTCTCGGTGGCGATCGCCGGCGCCGGCCTCTCCGGCCTCTGCCTCGCCCAGTACCTGACGCGCGCCGGCATCGACGTACACGTCTACGAGCGGGACCCGGGCCCCTTCATCCGGCGGCAGGGTTACCGGATCATTCTCGACCGGTACGGGCTGGAGGCGCTTCGTGAGGGCCTGCCCCGCTCGCTCTACCACCTGGCGCTGGCCACCGGCGACGAGCCCGGCGGTCACCTGCGCTTCACCAACAGCCGGCTGCGGGACGCCTTCACCATCACGTTCAAGGACGAGCCGGGCGCGACCCGCCAGGTCGACCGGCTGACCCTGCGGTCGATCCTCCAGTCCGGGTTGAACGGGCGCATCCACTACGGCAAGGACGCCGTCGCGGTGGACAGCGGCGGCCCGGCCGGGCTGCGGCTGCGGTTCTCCGACGGCAGCGCCGCCGCGGCCACAGTCGTGGTGGGCGCGGACGGCGTCGGCTCGGCGTTGCGCGCGCAGCTCATGCCGGACGCCGACCCGGCGGACACCCCGATGGCGGGCATCTACGGCCGGTCGCCGCTGCGGCGAGACGGCGCGAGCGTCATCCCCGACGCGCTGCGTACCAGCGGGGTCCTCGCCATCGCCGACCGGCCCGGCAGCGCCTTCTTCTTCACCTCCATGCGGTTCGGCGAGAGCCCACGGGAGGCGTTCATCCGCCTGGCCCCGGGCAGCTACGCCCCCACCGGCGACGACTACGTCATGTGGGCGCTGCTGCTCCGCCGGGACGAGTTGCCCGACCGCGTCCGCGGGGACCTGCGGGCGCTGTGGCACGTGGCCGCCCGGAAGAGCATCGACTTCCACCCGCTCGTGCGGCGGCTGGTCGACACGGCCGAACTGGACGCCACGGTGCTCAACCTGTTCGCCACCGGCCGGCGCCCGCACCGGTGGACGGTGCCCCGGGCGACGATGATGGGCGACGCCGTGCACGTCATGCCGCCGTTCGGCGCTCACGGCGGCAACACCGCGCTGCGCGACGCCGCCCTGCTCGGCCACAAGCTGGTCGAGGCCCGGCGGAACGGCACACCGGTCGAGGAGGCGATCGCCGGATACCAGGACGAGATGGTGCCGTACGCCTTCCACGCCGTCGACAGTGCCGCCAAGCTGATGCACCGCCTCACCGGCGGCGCTGCCGCACCGCACTGGGTGCTGACGCGCGTGCTACCTCGGCTGCACCGGGTCACCGTGCCGGAGGCATGA
- a CDS encoding MarR family transcriptional regulator, with amino-acid sequence MSHDPARASAVADLMRAGRETSRLSMVFRYAIAERLGLAVSDLECLDHLADVGSATAGQIAERTNLTTGAVTSMLRRLQQAGYVTTERDPADRRRVVVTIRPERIADLERPYERFAERAGRLVEGYSAEEVRLLVRHHDRLQAMYLAELDHLRDGDTAQRPV; translated from the coding sequence ATGTCCCACGATCCGGCCCGTGCCTCCGCGGTCGCCGATCTCATGCGCGCCGGGCGGGAGACATCGCGGCTGTCCATGGTGTTCCGGTACGCCATCGCGGAGCGGCTGGGCCTCGCCGTGAGCGACCTGGAATGCCTGGACCACCTGGCGGACGTCGGCTCCGCCACCGCGGGGCAGATCGCCGAGCGGACCAACCTCACCACCGGTGCGGTCACCAGCATGCTCCGCCGACTCCAGCAGGCCGGCTACGTGACGACCGAACGCGACCCGGCCGACCGGCGGCGCGTCGTCGTCACCATACGGCCGGAGCGGATCGCCGACCTGGAGCGGCCGTACGAGCGTTTCGCCGAGCGGGCGGGACGGCTCGTCGAGGGCTACAGCGCCGAGGAGGTCCGGCTGCTGGTCCGGCACCACGACCGCCTGCAGGCGATGTACCTCGCCGAGTTAGATCACCTCCGCGACGGCGACACCGCGCAACGGCCCGTCTGA
- the mraY gene encoding phospho-N-acetylmuramoyl-pentapeptide-transferase: MRAVIVAAAVAFVISLFGTPVAVRVFTALKAGQPIRSIGLASNEHKVGTPTMGGVVFIVATVLAYVAGHLALTTLPERQIAQEGPTMTALVLLGLFVFCGAVGFFDDFLKVRRRNSDGLSAKGKLLGQALVGGGFGVAALYVPSTNGQTVASEHISLIRDISWLDVGKVGAVMVFIFVITAMSNGVNLTDGLDGLATGASILVLGAYSLIGFWQYRHWCADDGYARVNEYCYQVRDPLEIAMIAAAAAGACVGFLWWNTSPARIFMGDVGALGLGGLIGGLAVVTRTTLLSILIAGLFVIITTTWVIQIVSYRTTGRRVFRMVPLHHHFELAGWSESTIVVRFWIVAGVCVAAGLGLFYSDFLATVG; the protein is encoded by the coding sequence GTGAGGGCTGTCATCGTCGCGGCCGCTGTCGCGTTCGTCATCTCCCTGTTCGGCACGCCGGTGGCGGTTCGCGTCTTCACCGCGCTGAAGGCCGGTCAGCCGATCCGGTCGATCGGGCTCGCCAGCAACGAGCACAAGGTGGGTACGCCCACGATGGGCGGCGTCGTCTTCATCGTGGCGACGGTCCTCGCGTACGTCGCCGGGCACCTCGCCCTGACCACGCTGCCCGAACGGCAGATCGCGCAGGAGGGGCCGACCATGACGGCCCTGGTGCTGCTCGGGTTGTTCGTCTTCTGCGGCGCGGTCGGCTTCTTCGACGACTTCCTCAAGGTGCGCCGGCGCAACTCCGACGGACTGTCCGCCAAGGGCAAGCTGCTCGGCCAGGCGCTCGTCGGCGGCGGGTTCGGCGTGGCCGCGCTCTACGTGCCCAGCACCAACGGCCAGACCGTGGCCAGCGAGCACATCTCGCTCATCCGCGACATCAGCTGGCTGGACGTCGGCAAGGTCGGCGCGGTCATGGTCTTCATCTTCGTGATCACGGCGATGTCCAACGGCGTGAACCTCACCGACGGCCTCGACGGCCTCGCCACCGGCGCGTCGATCCTGGTGCTCGGCGCATACTCGCTGATCGGCTTCTGGCAGTACCGGCACTGGTGCGCAGATGACGGGTACGCCCGCGTGAACGAGTACTGCTACCAGGTCCGCGACCCGCTGGAGATCGCCATGATCGCGGCCGCCGCGGCCGGCGCCTGTGTGGGCTTCCTGTGGTGGAACACCTCCCCGGCGCGGATCTTCATGGGTGACGTGGGCGCGCTCGGGCTGGGCGGCCTGATCGGCGGGCTCGCGGTGGTGACCCGTACGACGCTGCTCTCGATCCTGATCGCCGGGCTGTTCGTCATCATCACCACGACCTGGGTGATCCAGATCGTCTCGTACCGCACCACCGGCAGGCGCGTCTTCCGGATGGTGCCGCTGCACCACCACTTCGAGCTGGCGGGCTGGAGCGAGTCCACCATCGTGGTCCGGTTCTGGATCGTGGCCGGTGTCTGCGTCGCCGCCGGCCTGGGCCTGTTCTACTCGGACTTCCTGGCGACCGTGGGATAG
- a CDS encoding aminoglycoside adenylyltransferase domain-containing protein, with product MVPPDTVLSDLREAWRRTLAGRLLGLYLHGSLVTGDFDVNRSDLDLLAVLTDDPDEKLLDVLADLHADLERRHPLWAGRIEVEYVSLAAVRAVSGRDHMIARISPGESLHLLPATTHRVVTWAAVHDYGRTLLGPPAGELLPAADPGLVRAALRDHVRDWPTWVLEMTPPGAQSYAVLTLCRAYQRMCDGRQLSKRQAAERTAAALPRWADLIFWARDWWYDSGQDSDPGRFDEVRAFVHEVSAAILAEEPDRR from the coding sequence GTGGTCCCACCCGACACCGTTCTCTCCGACCTCCGCGAGGCGTGGCGCCGCACGCTGGCGGGCAGGCTGCTGGGCCTGTACCTGCACGGGTCGCTCGTGACAGGCGACTTCGACGTGAACCGCAGCGACCTCGACCTGCTCGCGGTCCTCACCGACGACCCGGACGAGAAGCTCCTCGACGTCCTCGCCGACCTGCACGCGGACCTCGAGCGGCGGCACCCGCTGTGGGCGGGCCGGATCGAGGTGGAGTACGTGTCACTGGCCGCGGTGCGCGCCGTTTCCGGCCGGGACCACATGATCGCCCGGATCAGTCCCGGGGAGTCGTTGCACCTGCTGCCCGCCACCACCCACCGCGTCGTGACCTGGGCCGCCGTGCACGACTACGGCCGTACGCTGCTGGGACCGCCGGCCGGCGAGCTGCTGCCCGCCGCCGACCCCGGCCTCGTGCGCGCCGCTCTGCGGGACCACGTCCGCGACTGGCCGACCTGGGTACTCGAGATGACCCCACCCGGAGCCCAGTCGTACGCGGTGCTCACGCTCTGCCGGGCCTACCAGCGCATGTGCGACGGGCGGCAACTGTCCAAGCGGCAGGCCGCCGAGCGGACCGCCGCCGCCCTCCCGCGATGGGCGGACCTGATCTTCTGGGCACGCGACTGGTGGTACGACTCCGGCCAGGACAGCGATCCCGGCCGGTTCGACGAGGTCCGGGCGTTCGTGCACGAGGTCAGCGCCGCCATCCTGGCCGAGGAACCCGACAGGCGGTGA
- a CDS encoding FtsX-like permease family protein — MTGLAARLLRHRTGPAAATLLALIVGVLILVAMGSLVESGLRFRPEPRLWASADVVVANRTISQTFREFDGETTTSTVTLPEGGTVDAGLVDRIRRVPGVTAVTGDDRVLIGSPAAVGHGWDTYVFTGRPLAAGAAPQADDEVVVDTRLGVAPGGRIDLVVGGVGRSYRVSGTTETGSAAVFFTDAQAARLSAHPGRVDAIGVRMAPGADVGAVREIASAAGATAYAGKDRGNAEQSDHLAAQSLLVGAGAAFGGYVVLLIVFVVAGTIGLSVRHRRRDLALLRAVAATPGQVRRMLVAEATLLALAGSAIGGPAGLLAARWVHGELVGRGFVPAGFPMAGGLFAVPAAIGTAVLVAVVAALIAARRVTAIKPVEALGEIAVEPRRGGPVRPIAGVLTLTAAGSAGAFTLGAGSAGALAGAVGMLYLFVIAVALLAPHINAYAARLLTPVLPRIWRTGGYLAAANLRANAQGMATVLTALVLSVGFGGSVWFLQDNLERQTATQSSAGTLAERVLVAPGGLPGDAAREIRELAGVQAATGVRRTQVVVRALGGIEPVAALSVDPAGVTSTMDLAVRRGTLADLGAGTVALSTMQASSSGWDVGDKAELWLGDGTPVTLDVIAIYDRGLGFGDVTVAAETVAGHTAANTVDEVLVRGGPDAGAALATWAAARPGTEILDAATRTRLLGTDLALGAWLNRLLIGVMVGYAALAAATTMVMAALARRRELALLQLVGVTRRQIRGMVRAEQAGLLGTAVLIGATIAVLTLSAIVNGLTGSPIPYVPPLGWAAVLGGTALLALVSTVWPVRRLLSAPPIDNIGLKE, encoded by the coding sequence ATGACCGGCCTCGCCGCCCGCCTGCTGCGGCACCGCACCGGCCCCGCCGCCGCGACCCTGCTGGCCCTGATCGTCGGCGTGCTGATCCTGGTGGCGATGGGCTCGCTCGTCGAATCGGGGCTGCGGTTCCGCCCGGAGCCGCGGCTCTGGGCGAGCGCCGACGTGGTCGTCGCCAACCGCACGATCAGCCAGACGTTCCGGGAGTTCGACGGCGAGACCACCACGAGCACGGTGACGCTGCCCGAGGGTGGCACTGTGGACGCCGGCCTGGTGGACCGGATCCGCCGGGTGCCGGGCGTCACCGCAGTCACCGGCGACGACCGGGTGCTGATCGGCTCACCCGCCGCCGTGGGACACGGCTGGGACACGTACGTCTTCACCGGTCGTCCCCTCGCCGCCGGCGCCGCACCGCAGGCCGACGACGAGGTGGTGGTCGACACCCGGCTCGGCGTGGCGCCCGGCGGCCGCATCGACCTGGTCGTCGGTGGGGTCGGCCGGTCGTACCGGGTGAGCGGGACCACCGAGACCGGCTCGGCGGCGGTGTTCTTCACCGACGCGCAGGCCGCTCGCCTGTCCGCGCACCCGGGCCGGGTGGACGCGATCGGCGTACGGATGGCACCCGGCGCCGACGTCGGCGCGGTGCGCGAGATCGCGTCGGCGGCCGGCGCCACGGCGTACGCCGGGAAGGACCGCGGAAACGCCGAGCAGTCGGACCACCTGGCCGCCCAGAGCCTGCTGGTCGGGGCCGGGGCAGCCTTCGGCGGGTACGTCGTCCTGCTGATCGTGTTCGTGGTGGCCGGCACCATCGGGCTGTCCGTCCGGCACCGCCGCCGTGACCTGGCGTTGCTGCGCGCGGTCGCCGCCACGCCGGGGCAGGTGCGCCGCATGCTGGTCGCCGAGGCCACGCTGCTCGCCCTGGCCGGCTCCGCGATCGGCGGCCCGGCCGGCCTGCTGGCCGCCCGCTGGGTGCACGGCGAACTGGTCGGGCGCGGGTTCGTGCCGGCCGGCTTCCCGATGGCGGGCGGTCTGTTCGCGGTGCCGGCCGCCATCGGTACGGCCGTCCTGGTGGCGGTGGTCGCCGCGCTGATTGCCGCACGCCGGGTCACCGCCATCAAGCCGGTCGAGGCGCTCGGCGAGATCGCCGTCGAACCCCGGCGTGGCGGCCCGGTACGGCCGATCGCCGGCGTGCTGACGCTGACGGCGGCCGGCAGCGCCGGGGCGTTCACGCTCGGCGCCGGGTCGGCCGGGGCGCTGGCCGGCGCGGTCGGCATGCTCTACCTGTTCGTCATCGCGGTGGCGCTGCTCGCACCGCACATCAACGCGTACGCGGCACGACTGCTCACCCCGGTGCTGCCGCGCATCTGGCGGACCGGCGGCTACCTGGCCGCGGCCAACCTGCGGGCCAACGCGCAGGGCATGGCGACCGTCCTGACCGCCCTCGTGCTGTCCGTGGGATTCGGCGGCTCGGTCTGGTTCCTGCAGGACAACCTGGAGCGGCAGACCGCCACGCAGAGCAGCGCCGGAACCCTCGCCGAGCGGGTGCTCGTCGCTCCGGGCGGACTTCCCGGGGACGCGGCGCGGGAGATCCGCGAGCTGGCCGGGGTGCAGGCGGCCACCGGGGTACGCCGCACCCAGGTCGTGGTGCGGGCGCTCGGCGGCATCGAGCCGGTAGCCGCGCTGTCCGTCGACCCGGCCGGCGTGACGTCGACGATGGACCTCGCCGTGCGCAGGGGCACCCTGGCCGACCTGGGTGCCGGTACCGTCGCCCTGTCCACCATGCAGGCGTCCTCGTCCGGCTGGGACGTCGGCGACAAGGCGGAACTCTGGCTGGGCGACGGCACCCCGGTCACCTTGGACGTGATCGCGATCTACGACCGTGGCCTCGGTTTCGGCGACGTCACAGTGGCCGCCGAGACGGTCGCCGGGCACACGGCGGCGAACACCGTCGACGAGGTGCTGGTCCGCGGCGGCCCGGACGCCGGCGCCGCGCTGGCCACGTGGGCCGCGGCGCGGCCCGGCACCGAGATTCTCGACGCCGCGACCCGTACGCGCCTGCTCGGCACCGATCTGGCGCTCGGGGCCTGGCTGAACCGGCTGCTGATCGGCGTGATGGTCGGGTACGCGGCGCTGGCGGCGGCCACCACGATGGTGATGGCGGCACTGGCCCGCCGCCGCGAGCTGGCGTTGCTGCAACTGGTCGGGGTCACCCGGCGTCAGATTCGCGGGATGGTCCGGGCCGAACAGGCGGGGCTGCTCGGCACCGCGGTGCTGATCGGCGCGACGATCGCGGTGCTGACGCTGAGCGCGATCGTCAACGGACTGACCGGCAGTCCGATCCCGTACGTGCCGCCGCTCGGGTGGGCGGCGGTGCTCGGCGGTACGGCGCTGCTGGCGCTGGTGAGCACGGTGTGGCCGGTCCGGCGGCTGCTCAGCGCTCCGCCGATCGACAACATCGGCCTGAAGGAGTAG
- a CDS encoding ABC transporter ATP-binding protein: MGQTVEPAVRVEHVTRVYGTGRNQVTALAGVDVSFDRGTFTAVMGPSGSGKSTLLQIAAGLDRPTNGRVVLGGTDLSGLSETRLTELRRTRIGFVFQAFNLIGALTVEENIGLPLRLAGVRPDRAWLAHVVERVGLADRLHHRPAALSGGQQQRVAIARALATRPEVIFSDEPTGALDSRTAAEVLTLLRAVVDEHGQTVVMVTHDPIAASYADRVLVLADGAIVADLPQLGAVRIAEHLASLDGRVLR, encoded by the coding sequence ATGGGACAGACCGTCGAGCCGGCGGTACGCGTCGAACACGTCACCCGCGTGTACGGCACCGGCCGCAACCAGGTGACCGCGCTCGCGGGCGTCGACGTCAGCTTCGACCGTGGGACCTTCACCGCGGTGATGGGACCGTCGGGCTCCGGCAAGAGCACGCTGTTGCAGATCGCGGCCGGGCTCGACCGCCCCACGAACGGCCGGGTGGTCCTCGGCGGCACCGACCTGTCCGGGCTGTCCGAGACGCGCCTGACCGAGCTGCGGCGTACTCGGATCGGGTTCGTCTTCCAGGCGTTCAACCTGATCGGCGCGCTCACCGTCGAGGAGAACATCGGGCTTCCCCTGCGGCTGGCCGGCGTGCGCCCGGACCGGGCCTGGCTGGCCCACGTCGTCGAGCGGGTCGGCCTCGCCGACCGGCTGCACCACCGGCCGGCGGCGCTGTCCGGCGGTCAGCAGCAGCGGGTGGCGATCGCCCGCGCGCTGGCCACCCGCCCCGAGGTGATCTTCTCGGACGAGCCCACCGGTGCCCTCGACTCGCGGACCGCGGCGGAGGTGCTCACGCTGTTGCGCGCGGTCGTGGACGAGCACGGGCAGACGGTGGTGATGGTGACCCACGATCCGATCGCCGCGTCGTACGCGGATCGGGTGCTCGTGCTGGCCGACGGTGCGATTGTCGCCGACCTCCCGCAGCTCGGCGCCGTCCGTATCGCCGAGCACCTGGCTTCGCTGGACGGGCGGGTCCTCCGATGA